The stretch of DNA CAAGATACACCTTAGGCAATGCCGGGTGCTGTCTCTTCGCTGCATCCAAATCCAGCTTAGCCTCCGCATATTGACCGTTCTCACGGTACAATTCCGCCCGCCGCAGCAGCAGGTCGGCCGCTTCCGGATACAGCTCCAGGCCACTGGTCAATGCGGCAATAGCCTCGTCCACCTGATTCTCTTCCGCGTAAATGTTCGCGAGCAGAAGTCGGAACCCGTACCAGCTCTCCATTTGCTTCTGAAAGGTTTCAAAGGCCCCATAGCTGTAGGACAGCCGGACCGTAATCTGCAGTCCTTGATCAGGCATAAATTGAAAATCATTCAAACGGTCAATGGCCTTAAGCGTGTAATCAATAGCCGCCTGATTCTGATCCAGCTGATAATAGGATAAAGCCGTATAGTAGTAAAATATCGGGATCACCCGATCAGGATCGGAGGACGCTTGCAGGAAGCACTCGAGAGCGCTCTTGAAATCCCGCATTTCATAGTAAATGCTCCCCAGCTCATAGTATGTAGTGATCGCGCTATGCTCATCCTCGTGAAGAATGCAGGCACGAAGGTCTGCTGCAGCTTCCTCCAGCCTATCCAGCCTCCGGTAAGTAATGCCGCGTGTGTACCAGACCATAGGATTCTCCGGCAGCAGTTCGGCCGCCCGGTCCAAATCCGGCAGCGCCTCCTCATACCGTCCCGCCTCCCTAAGCAAATGAGCCCGCCGCTCATAAAGGTACCCTGACGGCTCTGCAGCAATCGCCTCTGACAGCAGCCGAATCGCCTTCTCTTCGTCCCCGGTGGCCACTAGAATTTCCGAATAATCAACGATTGCCGGAAAATAACGCCGTCTAATCATATAATTCTCTGCTTTGGATAGACACGATTTTGCGCGTTGTATATTTCTTTTCTTATACTCATTTCGACCTTTACGAATAAGTAATTCAAATAGTGGATTCATCGTAACCTCTGTTTCGTATAGATTTTTGTGATACATCTTCGATTTCAGTCTAGCAGCTATCAAAGCTTCCGAGTGTTGCAGCGGCTTCAGCTCTCCCGCTATAATATGGATTAACCCGTAAAGGGGCTATAACTCACCTGCAAGGAAGGAGAACGACAAGATCATGGAGAGAATTGAATCCGAAGAACAATATAAGAGCCTTATTCAGACTGATGGATATACCGTTATAAAATATGATACCAGCTGGTGCCCGGACTGCAAAAACCTGGACCGCTTCATGGGCCCCATTATCGAGGAGAACCAAGACAAGGCGTTCTATGCCATGGATGCTGAGAAGTTCCAACATATCGCCGAAGAGAATGAGGTTCGCGGCATTCCAAGCCTTCTTGTCTACCAGAACGGCCAGAAGGTCGCTCATCTTCACAGCAAGTTTGCCAAGACCCCTAACGAAATCCGGGAATATCTGCAAACTCTCGAATCCAAAAAATAACCTGTTTCTTATCACAAAAAAGGCAGCCTTCATCAAATAGGAAGGCTGCCTTTTTGTGCGCCTTGTTCATTCTACTTAAGGCACATACTGTTGTACAATTTTGATCACTTTGCCATCCTTAATGGTCAGGTGATAAGGGAAGCTTGCCGTGTCAATCAAACCGTCATGATTATAAATGGCTGTGAATTTGTTCAGACTGACCGGCTCATTCCACACAACCTCCGCATCCAAGGGGTTGCCTGTATGATCGTACAGCTGCATCAGCACTTCTGCCTGGCTGTCTACATTATACGGAATAGCTTCTTCTGTATTATTGACAATATAATAACCGTCCGGAGTTCCCCCAAGCTCGGCATAGCCTTCCGGCTCAAGCTGGCGGAAGACTTCATTTGCCGCCTCGCCTTGATACCAGCTGATCGGGTCAACGGTAATCGTAACTTCCCCATTCTGCTGCTGTAATCCGTTTATATAAGCTGTGATCACCTTCTCCTCACCCGCTGCCGGACTAGCTGCCGGTGTGGTGCTCTCCCCTACCGCGTTCGGAGAAGTCTGGATGGACGTAATTGCAAACAAAGTGAACATAAGCAGCAGTGTAATAGATTTCTTGATCATGTGGGATTCCCCCTTGTTCGCCTTAAATTTATAATCGTAAAACTGTATATAAGATTGAATAACCGTCTGAACCATTTTCAAACGTTTTTGGATCATTTTCTTTAATCATAATTCTTTATCAGGCAAAAAGGATTTCAAACCCGTTTAAAAGTGATGACAAAATGTTTATTTCTTTGCCATGGCTAGGGATAAAGTTTCTTTAAGGAGGAATCAATGATGAAGATAGAAGATCACACTATACAAACCTTGATGCTGAAGGATGGAGAAACCATCCCCAACAATCCCCGCCTGCCGGTCATTCTCTATCAGGGAGCACTTGAGCACAGCCCGGAGGATACCGAGGCCGTATTTAACAAAAACGGCTGGCTGAACAGCTGGAGAAATGGAGTATTTCACTATCACCACTTCCACAGCAATGCCCATGAGGCACTTGGCGTGATCCGTGGAGTAGCCCGGCTCCAGCTTGGCGGGGAACATGGAGAAGAGATTTCAGTACGTGCAGGAGATTGCCTCGTGCTGCCAGCAGGCACAGGTCACAGGCGCCTCAGATCAAGCCCGGATTTTCTCATCGCCGGTGCCTACCCAAACGGGGCCAGCTATAATACGCGTATCGGAAAGCCAGAAGAACGAGCCGAGGCTCTACAGGAAATTCGCGCCGTTCCTATTCCTAATACAGATCCGGTCTTTGGAGCCGAAGGACCTTTACTCCAGCTGTGGAAATAGCGCACTTCGCATTCAATACGACATATTGTTCCACGTGGAATCGATTATAGAGGGATTTTGTCGAAATACCTGTTATCCCCCTTGGTTGATCTCCAATCTGAACGAAGCCGTACACCCGCCAAGCTCATAGACTGCCCGATCTTCGGCCTCCTTCTTCTCTACTCGTTTGCAGAATTCCGCATACTTCTCGGAAGCACCAAAGCTGTCCCAGGTGCTGTCATGCTGGAAAAGAAGGTCACTGCCGTTAAACTCCAGGTTGTCAAAGATCGGCTCGCCTTCTGTGGTATATCTCGTCACCTGTACTTTGGCCTTCTCGCCCGATGACACCTTCTGGTAAAACTCCGACCACACCTTTACATTGCGCATGCCGGTACTGGTGATGACAACATCCCCGTTCTCTTCTGCCTGAGCAGGCGTATAGGTGATGCGGCCGAGAATCTCTGCTAGCCGCCGCGCCGAGGCCTCAGTCAGCTTATAGCCTGTTCCGGTATCCGATACATTCATATACAGTCCGCTCCCGCTGCTCGAATCGAGCCAAAGATGGCCTTTCCTGGACTGCCCACCGTCTGCGGGCTCCAGAATGAAGTCATAGTCTGAGACGCGAATATCCAGCTGGCCCTCCATTCGCTCTGCGGTCTTCAGGGCTGCTGTAAAAGCAGCAAGGGTCTCGGGATCTGTATAGGTCTTAAGGAACTGCGGATTCGCACTACCGAAGCCCAGCGATCGGCTGATCGAAAGCTGTTTGGCATCCAAAATATCTGTATACTCTATATCCTTAGAGGGAGTAGGCTGCTCTCCTGCCTGAACCATGGAATTTACAGAGGTACTCCCTTCCTTGAGACCGCAGCTGGCCACAAGGAGCAATGCACCCAGAATGAACAGGTAGTTCCGAATATATCCTAGCATCCTTCATCACCTCTTAACTTCAGACGGGAGCACGGCTTGCAAAGGTTGCATATGACATAAATTCTAAATTAAAAAAGGGCTATTCGCGCCCTTGATCTGTTCTCTCCCCTTCTCCGTCTTCCCGGATAAATTCCTCTACATCACGATCAGCCTTAGCCTGGTTGCACAAATGACATGCACACACGCAATTATCCGGCGTCGTGTGTCCGCCTTTGGCCCTTGGGAGCAGATGGTCGATCGTATCGCCATATCCGCCGCAGTAACGGCACGTATAATGATCCCGCTGCAAAATAAACAAACGGAAATCCTTATTCGTGAACAACCGCCGGATCGTATGCGGGTTCACCACCACGGCGGCATGCTCCTCTACTAAGGTAACTGCCAGCTCAAGCTCAATCTCCTGTTGCCAGCGGCGCCCTTTATCCGTCCTGCCGCGCATGCGAATAAAGCCGGAGCGCAGCGGCTTCAAGGCCGAAGCATCTCCGGGATGGAGCGCTCTTGGTCCCGCCTGCTGCTGTGTGCCCGCCGCTGTCAGGACAGTTGCACGCTGCCGCTTACTGGTCTGGCTGGCAGAAGAACGGCTGCCGCCGCGGGGTTTCCGGCGTGATTCTGACACCGCCGAGACGAGCTTAGGCGTATCGCCGCCTGCTCCTTGAACGGAGGCTGCCTGCAAGGACCTCTTCTTCCGGCATTCCCGGCAGGTTCCCCGGCGAGCCGCTGCCCCTGCCCGCTTTCCGCTTCGCCGCGGAAAGGCAGAGAGCGGCTTGTCGCACTGACAAGCTGCGCATATTTTTGTAGTCATCGGTTCGGTATCTTTCATGATGCATTCGGGTACAGCTAGCAAGCTCATCCCTTTGGTCACCTCATATCTGCTTGAGTTCATCTATTGTTCTATATTATACCGGAATCTTGTCCCTGCTCATCCGGAATATACTGCAATGTATTGGAATAAAAGATGAAGAAGCTTCCCCTTCCTCACAAGTTCACTTTTAGAGATTATTAACCTAATTTCAGCAAATAGTAACACAGGAAGCATCGCAGAACGATGTTGGTGTAGATTTGGTGAGACCCTTAGGCTCTCTGTTTTGGCGGATTTCATGTCGGTTTGTTCCAGGTTTTATAAGTGGTGAACTAAATACGTTTAGCTGGTGGCATCCCATGGGTAACTTGTGGATAGAACCCAAAGGAGGAGAGACCTGACGTGAACAGAAATCATACCCTGATGCAGTTTTTTGAATGGTATTTAGAGCCAGATGGATCCCACTGGAGACGGCTAGCCCGGCTCGCGCCCGAA from Paenibacillus sp. CAA11 encodes:
- a CDS encoding HNH endonuclease, yielding MSLLAVPECIMKDTEPMTTKICAACQCDKPLSAFPRRSGKRAGAAARRGTCRECRKKRSLQAASVQGAGGDTPKLVSAVSESRRKPRGGSRSSASQTSKRQRATVLTAAGTQQQAGPRALHPGDASALKPLRSGFIRMRGRTDKGRRWQQEIELELAVTLVEEHAAVVVNPHTIRRLFTNKDFRLFILQRDHYTCRYCGGYGDTIDHLLPRAKGGHTTPDNCVCACHLCNQAKADRDVEEFIREDGEGERTDQGRE
- a CDS encoding cupin domain-containing protein — its product is MMKIEDHTIQTLMLKDGETIPNNPRLPVILYQGALEHSPEDTEAVFNKNGWLNSWRNGVFHYHHFHSNAHEALGVIRGVARLQLGGEHGEEISVRAGDCLVLPAGTGHRRLRSSPDFLIAGAYPNGASYNTRIGKPEERAEALQEIRAVPIPNTDPVFGAEGPLLQLWK
- a CDS encoding thioredoxin family protein translates to MERIESEEQYKSLIQTDGYTVIKYDTSWCPDCKNLDRFMGPIIEENQDKAFYAMDAEKFQHIAEENEVRGIPSLLVYQNGQKVAHLHSKFAKTPNEIREYLQTLESKK
- a CDS encoding DUF4362 domain-containing protein; protein product: MLGYIRNYLFILGALLLVASCGLKEGSTSVNSMVQAGEQPTPSKDIEYTDILDAKQLSISRSLGFGSANPQFLKTYTDPETLAAFTAALKTAERMEGQLDIRVSDYDFILEPADGGQSRKGHLWLDSSSGSGLYMNVSDTGTGYKLTEASARRLAEILGRITYTPAQAEENGDVVITSTGMRNVKVWSEFYQKVSSGEKAKVQVTRYTTEGEPIFDNLEFNGSDLLFQHDSTWDSFGASEKYAEFCKRVEKKEAEDRAVYELGGCTASFRLEINQGG